In the genome of Anomalospiza imberbis isolate Cuckoo-Finch-1a 21T00152 chromosome 11, ASM3175350v1, whole genome shotgun sequence, one region contains:
- the RASSF1 gene encoding ras association domain-containing protein 1 isoform X1, which produces MELIELRELQQEPRPGRGRLERANALRISPARRPGPGAHPDPRLTAAPGAGHRFEPRRRGLHTWCDLCGDFVWGGGRKSLQCRHCSFTCHYRCRALVQLDCGGPPGAGDEDDGNEQVLEKDTNVDEPSEWEKTELDQAQVEQRIKEYNSQINSNLFMSLNKDGSYTGFIKVQLKLVRPVSVPATKRVPSLQAGRPHPQGVKRRTSFYLPKGTVKHLHILSHTRASEVIDALLRKFTVIDNPRKFALFERSEKDEQVYLRKLGDDEQPLRLRLLAGPSEKVLSFILKENETGEVNWDAFTLPELHNFLRILQREEEEHVRRLRHRYARCRQKMQEALATLTPG; this is translated from the exons ATGGAGCTCATCGAGCTgcgggagctgcagcaggagccgcggccgggccggggccgcctgGAACGAGCCAACGCGCTGCGCATCAGCCCggcccgccggcccggccccggggcgcATCCTGACCCGCGGCTGACGGCGGCACCGGGCGCCGGGCACCGCTTCGAGCCGCGGCGCCGCGGGCTGCACACCTGGTGCGATCTCTGCGGGGACTTCGTCTGGGGCGGCGGCAGGAAGAGCCTCCAGTGCCGCC ACTGCAGCTTCACCTGCCACTACCGGTGCCGGGCCCTGGTGCAGCTGGACTGCGGTGGCCCCCCAGGTGCTGGTGACGAGGATGATGGCAATGAGCAGGTGTTGGAGAAGGACACCAACGTG GATGAGCCCAGCGAGTGGGAGAAGACAGAGCTGGACCAGGCGCAGGTGGAGCAGCGGATCAAGGAGTACAACAGCCAAATCAACAGCAACCTGTTCATGAGCCTG AACAAGGACGGCTCCTACACCGGCTTCATCAAGGTGCAGCTGAAGCTGGTTCGCCCTGTCTCGGTGCCGGCCACCAAGCGggtcccctccctgcaggcgGGGCGGCCACACCCCCAGGGGGTGAAGCGCCGCACGTCCTTCTACCTGCCCAAGGGGACCGTCAAGCACCTGCACATCCTCTCGCACACCCGCGCCAGTGAGGTCATCGATGCCCTCCTCCGCAAGTTCACCGTCATCGACAACCCCCGCAAGTTCGCCCTCTTCGAGAGGTCTGAGAAGGATGAGCAAG TGTATCTGCGGAAGCTGGGTGACGACGAGCAGCCCctgcggctgcggctgctgGCCGGCCCTAGCGAGAAGGTGCTGAGCTTCATCCTGAAGGAGAACGAGACCGGAGAGGTGAAC TGGGACGCCTTCACGCTGCCGGAGCTGCACAATTTCCTGCGGATCCTgcagcgggaggaggaggagcacgTGCGGCGGCTGCGGCACCGCTACGCGCGCTGCCGCCAGAAGATGCAGGAGGCGCTGGCCACGCTCACGCCGGGGTGA
- the RASSF1 gene encoding ras association domain-containing protein 1 isoform X2, translating into MSLNKDGSYTGFIKVQLKLVRPVSVPATKRVPSLQAGRPHPQGVKRRTSFYLPKGTVKHLHILSHTRASEVIDALLRKFTVIDNPRKFALFERSEKDEQVYLRKLGDDEQPLRLRLLAGPSEKVLSFILKENETGEVNWDAFTLPELHNFLRILQREEEEHVRRLRHRYARCRQKMQEALATLTPG; encoded by the exons ATGAGCCTG AACAAGGACGGCTCCTACACCGGCTTCATCAAGGTGCAGCTGAAGCTGGTTCGCCCTGTCTCGGTGCCGGCCACCAAGCGggtcccctccctgcaggcgGGGCGGCCACACCCCCAGGGGGTGAAGCGCCGCACGTCCTTCTACCTGCCCAAGGGGACCGTCAAGCACCTGCACATCCTCTCGCACACCCGCGCCAGTGAGGTCATCGATGCCCTCCTCCGCAAGTTCACCGTCATCGACAACCCCCGCAAGTTCGCCCTCTTCGAGAGGTCTGAGAAGGATGAGCAAG TGTATCTGCGGAAGCTGGGTGACGACGAGCAGCCCctgcggctgcggctgctgGCCGGCCCTAGCGAGAAGGTGCTGAGCTTCATCCTGAAGGAGAACGAGACCGGAGAGGTGAAC TGGGACGCCTTCACGCTGCCGGAGCTGCACAATTTCCTGCGGATCCTgcagcgggaggaggaggagcacgTGCGGCGGCTGCGGCACCGCTACGCGCGCTGCCGCCAGAAGATGCAGGAGGCGCTGGCCACGCTCACGCCGGGGTGA